The segment GGTCGCCCGCGCCTTGTTTCGACAGGCAGCAGCGGCTGCAGCACCGCCCACTGCGAGTCGGTCAGGTCATGGCGCCTCACTGCCGCTACGCTCGGCACGAGGTCTCCGGTCGGTCTCTGGTTTTGCTTGGTCGCTAAACCACCTACCGGAGACCTCTTCAGTTATCGATCACCGCCACGCCGTGACATCGATGCCCTTACGAAACACGGGCTAACCTCGGCTCCGGCAAGCCGGGCGGCCACGGACCCGAGAATTGCGCAGGCCACACCGATTGCCGGGGCCAGCCACCACGGCCTTCGACTGTCTCCGGTCACATAACGGCTCGCCGAGCCGGCCACGGCTCCGGCCGTGACGGCGGTGACAAAGCTGATCAGATCCATCGGTGTCCCCCGAGATCTCGGCGTCCGGCTATCGTTCGCCGCGACCTGTGGTGAGGCAGTTGCAGACGTCGGTAACGCCCGGCACCTGCCAGACAAGGTGATGCAGGCGAGTGCGCAGTGCGGCGGCAGGGACGGCGCCTTCCAGGATGACGACCCGGTTCTGCACCTCCACCACGATGCGGTACGCGGTTCCGGTGAGGTTCTCTCGCAGTTTCGCTGCCACGCGCATCGCCAATTCCTCGTCAGCGGCGAGAGGCGGAGCGGGTCGCTGGAACGCCCAGTGCGTCGGGATTCCGTTGAAGAAGAAGTCCGACGGGAAGTACGGATACATGCGGGGGCCTCCGGGGTGGTGTTGCGGTTCAACGTCTTGGTCGGACTGCTCTACTTCGTGGTGACGGTCAAACGACGCCCAACGTGACGAGCCGCAGGACGCTCTTGCTGTCCTGTCCGGCCGCACGGTGCCACCGAGGAACGGGTGGGTGACCGTGCCGTCGTCGAGCAGGTCCTCGGCGGCGGCGGTGGCCGCCGGTACTGCGAAGCCGATCGGCACCGCGCCGGTGGGCGGCGGCAGGTAGGCGTCGTTGATGCCGACAACGCGGCCTGCGGCGTGGTCGAGCGCACCGCCGGAGTTCCCCGGGGGGATCGGCGCGTCGGCCTGGATGAGATCCACCAGCGGACGGCCCCGGCTCGCTGAGCCGGGGATCTCACGTCCGACACCGGAAACGGCCGTCGATGAGGATCCTTCGCGTGTTTGGCATGCTCGGCCCCTGCCCCGGGGTCATCCGTGACTCTCGCCGGCGTCGGGCGGGCCGGTGCACTTCTCTCCCCCGCCTCGTGTCCGGGGGTCGCCGGCCGTACATCGGTTCGCGCCCGGCACGGGAACAGCCGGGACAATCCCGTTCGGCGCAGCATGTCGGCTACCGGCGGTGCGGCGTTGACCACACAGATCCGCGTGCCGCTGTGCCCGCCGGCACGATAGGCGTCCAGCAGAGCCCTGGCCACACCGCCGTCCGCACTCGACATCCGGCGCAGATCGATCACCAAGGTCCGCGCCCCGACACCGACGACCGCGTCGACCAGACACCGGCGCAGCTCCGCCATGTTGGGCCGGTCCACCGTGCCGACGACGCCGGCGACCACACAGTCACGCTCGACCGCGTAGGTGCGCACCCGAACATCGCCGCCCGACGCCCGGCCCGGCCCGCACAGATCGCGGCGCAGCCCGTCGAGACCCGAGCTGAGCAGACGGCACACGGTCATCTGCGACGTACCCATCGCTGCCGCGATCTGCGCCTGGCTCCAGCCGCCGAAGAAATACCTGTCGACCACCCATTTCTGTCGCGGCGGCAGCTGCTGCACCAGGGCGCGTACCGTGAGCCGGTCGTCGGCGCTCTCCAGCGCCGGATCCACGGTGCCCAGCGGATCCTGTCGCTGGAGGCCATCCCCCTCGCCGCAGGGCTGGTTCAGTGAATCGGCCCGGTACGCCGAGAAGCTGGCAGCCGTCGCATCGACCTGCTCCCTCGCCACGCCGAGCTCAGCGGCGACCTCCGCGGCCGACGGGTACCGGCCCAGACGCTGCGTGAGCTGCGCGCGGGTCCGCGTGACCTGGAGCGCCAGGTCACGCTGTGGCCGGGGCATGTGCACGCTCCATACACGATCACGGAAATGCCGTTTGATCTCTCCGGTGATCGTCGGTGTCGCATAGGCGGTGAATCGGTGGCCGCGGTCGGGGTCGTATCCGCCGATCGCTTTGACCAGCGCGTACGCTGCCACCTGACGCAGATCCTCGAGCATCTCGCCGCGTTGCTGGAAACCGCGGGCCAGGCGGTACGCCAATGGCAGGCCGAGCCGCACGGCTGCGTCCCCCAGCCGACGCCGTTCCACGGTGGTGCACCGGGGGTCACGCAACCGCCCCACCAGATCCGTGATGACTTCGTCTCGCCCGGCGACGTCGACGACCTCGATCGGTCGCGCCGCCGATTCCACGCTGTCCGGCCGGATGAAGCTCATAGACATGTTCTTCTCCCAGGTCGTGGCGACAGTTTCGGGTGTGTGCGCACCCGGGCCGTCCCGCAGTAGCCGGCCGCGGCTTGGCGCCCGGACGTTGCATGAGGCGTTTCCGCCGTCTGGCTCGGAAAACGCAAGCCGATAACCTGTGATCGAATTGCCAAGAATGTGATCGGGCCGTCATCCCGGCGTCGCGAGCCTTGTGCGTCACCGCCCCGACCGCGAACTTGATCCGGGCATGGTCTCCATCCGGATCCACGCCGGTCGCAAAGCCTTGATCGCCGACAAGATCTGGTCCCACGACCGGTAGAACCGGATCATCGGCTTCGCGCGACGTGCCGTGCCGCAGCCCGTGCATGGCGCCGCGCCGGACGCACAGACGTCGCCGACGAGCAGGGTGACGCCAGCGTCTGTCCCTGGCGACCCCGCATGGTCGAGATCCGCGGCACCGCCGAACGCCGCGAAGGCCCTCAGGACCTCGGAGCCCATTCAGCCCCGAAGTCATCCGCATCCACTCTGACAAGGTCCACAGCCACCTGGCTGGACTGAGCCGTCATCGACAACACCGGAACCTAGGAGGACTCATCGGTGCAGATGACTCAGCGGCTTCGGATCCCGGTGCCGTCGTGGTGCGCTGCTACGGCGATCGGAAACAGCCCCCTGCGCGAACATGACCAGCGGGATGATCACCGCAGCAAAGCCGAGAAGGATGATCAGGCCTTCGCGGTACACGGCTCCTGCAGCAGCGACGATCACACCAGCGATCGCCAGGCAGGTAAGAAGCGTTCGCATGCTTTTCTCCTCTCGTCAGCGCCAGATGTCCAGACTGGTGGCCCGTCGTGGTGGTTGGTGCACAGTCGCCTGACAGCTGCATGACAACCTTCGAACCTGCGGCCCGACGGACCGGTCGGCTGGGGCACCGCCTCGTTCAAGGCACTCGAGCGCAGGTCGACGGTTCGTGCCAGTCTCGTGGCTCGTCCGCCTCAGGTCGATCGGCGCGGTGGGATATTGCATTTCCGGTGCATTAAAACCGCCCGAAGCCACTGCTTCATAGGACTCCCGTTGCCGGAAAATGGCCGATCACGAGCGTCCCGGCGGAACGACAGTCAGCCGATTGCAGACATCCGCGACGCCGGGAACCTCCCAGGCTCGCTGACGCATCACCTTGCGCGCTTGCACCGAGGCGACCTCGCCCAACAGGATCACGACGCGGTTCTGCACTTGCACCCGGATGTACGCACCCCTGATGTGAGGATCGCCGAAAACCGAGGCCGCGAACAGTTCCGCAATCATGTCGTCAGTCGACATGCCCATCGAGCAGTCCTGCAGATCCGCTTCGGATTCCTGCCAATCTCCTTCGCCCTCGGGGAATGGGTACATGAAGGTCCTCCGCTGATTGCTCGCACCGAAACTGCAAGGTCACAGCATCGCTGGGCCACGTAGCGGCCGCTCCGCGGCGCCATGACAGTCTCGTGACGATCGGCTCAGCCGACGCGCTGCAACTCGTGGGAGAGGTCCTCCATCAGATCCGCCACCTCGCGAGCATGATCATGCAGAGCACGCAGTCCGGCCGGGTGGGTGTCCGAGCGCCGCGCGCGATCCTCCAGATCCGCGCACAGGTTGGCGAAGCCGTTCGCACCCAGGGTCGCCGAGGAACCTTTCAGACTGTGTGCCAGCCGCGCCATGCTCGAGGTGTCCCCTGCCGCCGCAGCCAGTTCCAGCCGGTCCAGCGTGTCCGGCAGCCGTTCGGCGAAGTTGTGCAGGATGTCAGCAACCCGGTGCCGGTCGCCTGACTCGGCCGCCATACGCCCCACTCGTTCCCGGATGTTCTGCTCCTCGCTGAGCCCCGTCCCCTGCGACTGCACGGCACTGACCGCCGCATGGACGTCGGCGTGACCGGCCGCGTTCGCGAGCACGGCGTCCAGTTCTGCCTCGCGGATGGGCTTGGCGAGGAAACCGTCCATGCCGGCACGCCGAGTCGCGTTGCGGTCGTCGACCATCGCGTTCGCGGTCAATGCGACGATCCGAGGAGGACCGTGCGGCGGCGGGTCGGCGCGGATACGTTCGGTGGCGGCGAGCCCGTCGAGCACCGGCATCTGTACGTCCATGAGCACCAGGTCGAACCGGGTACGCCGGATGGCTGCCACCGCCTCGGCGCCATCGTTCGCCAACTCCACCCGGTGGCCGCGCTGTTCCAGCAACAGCTGCGCCACCCGCTGGTTGACGGGGTTGTCCTCGGCGACCAGCACGTACAGCCGACGTCCGAGCGGCGACACGGGATGGGGGTCGGCAGCGGGCATCGGTGTACCCGGCTCGGCCCTGCCCAGGCGGAGCGTGACCGTGAAGGTGGAGCCTTGGCCGGGGGTGCTGTCGACGCAGATACCTCCGTTCATCGCTTCGGCGAGGCGTTGGCTGATCACCAGGCCGAGGCCACTTCCCTCGTAGCTGCGCGCTACCGAGGTGTCGGCCTGGCTGAAAGGCAGGAACAGCCGGTCCAGCCGGTCCGGCGGAATGCCGATACCGGTGTCGCGGACAGCGAGGCGAACGGCGACGCGCCCGGTTTCGGTGGGCTGTTCGGGCTCCACCGAGATCGTCACCGTGACGCTTCCGTGCTCGGTGAATTTCACGGCGTTGCCGATCAGATTGACCAGGACCTGCCGAATGCGGCTCTGATCTCCGATGACGACGGGTGGGCAGTCGGTGGAGAGATGGCTCGACAGTCGCAGTCCTTTGGCGTCTGCGGTCAGCGACACCAGGTTGATCGCCTGCTGGACGCAGGAGCCCAGGGAGAAGGGCCGCTCCTCCAGCGTCAGCTCACCCGCCTCGATCTTGGAGAAGTCCAGTACGTCGTTGATGATGACCAGCAGCGACTCGCCACTGGCCCGCACGGTCTCGACCAGTTCACGCTGGCGCGGGTCCAGTTCGGTCTCGGACAGCAGGCCGGTCATGCCGATCACAGCGTTCATCGGGGTGCGGATCTCGTGGCTCATGGTGGCCAGGAAAGCCGACTTGGCAGCGGCGGCGGCCATGGCCTCGTCGCGGGCGGACACCATGGCTGTCATCGAGGCGTTCACCGCGCGGGCCATCTGAGCCAGTTCGCGCGGCCCGGCGACTTGTGTGCGGCGGCTGAGGTCACCGTCGATCACCCGTTGCGCGGCAGCAGTGACTGCCTGGGCCGGCGCGGTGATCCGCCGGCTGATCCAGCGGCCGCAGACGGCCACCAGCGCTGCTGTGGCCAGTGAGACCCAGAGAATCAGTTGCCGGGTTCGGTGCGCGCTCGCTTCGCTGCGGCGAAGCAATTCGGCCAGGTGCTGTTCTTCCCCGGCGTGCATCAAGCTGACGAGCTCGCGAACATCGGTCATGTCCGAGTCGACGCGTTCCGGCGTCTGCTCGGCGCTCGCCGCCTCGAAAGCGGCGAGGCGGGTCTCGAGCAGCGGCTGCAGCCGGTCGAGCAGACGCTGGTGGTCGGGATCCTCGCGGGCGGTCCTGCGCACCGTCGAGACCCGGTTGCGAACCGTGGAGCACGAGTTCCGTACCGCTTGGGCCCAGGTCGGGCTGCCGGCCTTGGCATAGCCGCGAGCGGCGCGGTCCAATCCGTTGACGGCGTCGCCGAGCCGGCCGATCTCGCTCAACAGAAGGTGCGAGTGCTGCAGCGGCACCTGGCTGCGCATGAGGGCGCCGATCTGCAGCCACGCGCTGGTGCCGATGACGGCGAGCGAGATCAGCGCCAGCAGGAACCCGGCGGCGAGGGTCCGGCCGACGGTCCACCAGGAAAGGCTCCCATCGGTGATCCGACCACCGCGATCACCCACGGGTACTACTCTAGGTAGCGATCGAGGAGGGCGTGGTGACTTCTGTCCTGGTGGTGGACGACGATCCGACGATGTTGGAGATCGTCGCGACGGTGCTGCGTTCCGGTGGCATCGACGTCTCCACCAGCAGCACCGGGATCGACGGCCTGCGCGCGGCTCACGAACATCCGCCCGACTGCGCGGTACTCGACGTCACCATGCCCGACATGACCGGGTTGGAAGTGTGCCGCGCGTTACGCGACGACGCCGAGACCGCCGACATCCCGATCATCCTGCTGACCGGTCGTGGCCAGTGGCTGGATGTGGCTTCGGGATTCGACGCGGGCGCCGACGACTATCTGGTCAAGCCGTTCACCGCTCAGGAGCTGCTGACGCGCGTGGACGCGTTGACGGCGTCCGGTCAAGGCTGACTCGGGCCGCCACGAGGCAGCCGGACCACGAGGTAAGGCGTACCGGTCACGGTTTCCACGCCGACGGTGCCGCCGTGCCGTCCCACGACGGCGCGGGCGAGCATCAAGGCGGTGGCGTTGCCGCCGGAATCGGCGGCGGTGAAGAGGCGGTCGGTCGCCTGTTGCGGGGGCAGTTTCAGCGCGATCCGCCATCGGTCGTCGAGCAGTTCGGCGGCGATCTCATCGGCGCTTCCGCCTACGGCTCGGACTGCCGCGATCAGTCGGTTGAAGACCTCGCCCAGCCGGGCCCGGTCTCCGACGGCGATCGGCGCGGACGCCTGCGCTCGCACCGTGGCCCCATGGGCGGCGGCCACCTCAGCCAGCAGCGCGGGGACATCGAATTGCCGCTGTTCCATCGGCACGGCGCCGCTTTCGATCCCGCTGATGGCGGCGATCTGGGTGGTGATGTCGTTGATGCGGTGGAGACTGCGCGCGACCATCGGCAGCGCTTCGTCGAGCAGCGGGTCGCCGCTGCCTTCCGGCAGCAGATCGACTATGCCCAAGGCGGAGGTCAGCGGCGTACGCAACTCGTGCAGCAGGGCGGAGACCAACTCGGTCTTGGTGGCCACCAGTTCCGCCAGGGCCCGGTTGTGCTGCCGCAGGCGGCCGCGCACCCGCACCTCGTTGGTGAGGTCGCGGGCGATCACCGCGAGCAGAGGCGGGTCGTCGGAGGGCAGAGCGTGCCAGCGACCCTCGATCACCCGATCGCCGACCGTGCAGCGGTGCCGGCGGCCATAGCCGTCGTGCCGCGCGGCCCACAGGCTCGCGGCGGCACAGAACGGTTCGCGTTCGCTGAGCGTTGCGACCGGCTCGCCGACGAGGGTGTTCCAGGCCTGTTGTGCGCCGAAGAGCCCGAGGAAAGCACGGTTGACGGTGGCCACTACGCCGTCAGCGACGATGGCTATGCCAAGGTCGACCGCCTGAGTCAGCGCTTCGACGACCGGTGGCAGGGTGCCGGCCGGGGGTTGTCGTAATGCCTGTTCGGGTTGTTCCCTATCCATCAACGTCCACGATAACCGGGGCGAAACACCTGAATAACTCAAACTGCCGCGTATGCCGGAAGTCGCTGCACGTGTCAGCGCGCGCCACGCGCCGAATCCCCCGTCGATACTCAGCGTGGCAGGCGCCTGCACCTGCAGCGCCGAACTGACCAGGTCCGGCATCGCCCGGGAAGACAGGGCGACGCCGGCCGGGTGAATCGGCCGGCGTCACGCTGTCTCCCAGCCGCCGGGCAGGCCCGCCCGGCGGCTGGTCGTCGAGTTGATCAAGCAGCAGGGTACGCAGACGCAGCGAAAGACAACCGAAAGCGGAGAACGTACCGGCGCATCGGCGCTACTCCCGCGCTCAGACCGCAAATGAGGACCTTGAGGACCTCACGATCGTCCATGGCGTGGTACGGGCCAATCTGCCGCCCGCCGATCAGCGCTGGCAACGGGCTGCCCACCTTCGTGGCGGATGTCCTCGGCCGGGTCGTCCGGTCAGTGGGTGGACACAGGTTGCGATGGCTCCTCGATGTCGAGGAGGCGGGCCACGCGGCCGTGACTGAGCATGTCCCGGACTCGCTCGTTCGGACCTCGCAGGATGAGACTGCCGTCCATGATCGTCATCCGCCGGTGTGCCCGCAACAGCATGGCGACGGCGGCCTCGTCGATGTGGTCCGTTGCTTGTAAGTCGACAATCAGGCGACCGGGACGCAACTCCGTCGCGTCGTCGACGAGTTGCTGCCAGCGGTGCACCGTGTGATCGGCCAGCGGCTCGGTCACCACGACGACCGCCTCGGGAATGATCGCGCTCCGCATCCGTGTCAACCTTCCGCCCGTATGTCCGTCGACGTCAGCTTCCACATCCGATCAGACGGAAACTCCACGGGCCCATGACAGTTGCATCACAGCTGCCGCTTCATCGGCTCCGCCGTCCCGAATGGTCGTGGCGACAACAGGCACGGCTGACCCGGAGGATCAGTGTGGTGGACTTTCGACGATCCCTTTCCGGGAGTCCGGGGTAAACGCGCAGGCATGCGTTTGGTGTGGGTGCTTCTTGGCTTCGCGCTGAGTACGGCTGTGCTGGTCGACGTCTGGTTGACGATCTTTCATCCGGACGCCGAGGGCCCGATCGCGGCGACGGTGCGCCGGCTGGTGTGGCGGGCGGTGTCACTCGCGGGACGGCATCGTGACCCGCCCCGCCGGACCGCGCTGGTGCTCGCCGGACCGGTAGTCGTCACTGCCACCTTCCTGCTCTGGGTCGTCGTGCTGGTCGTGGGTACGGCGCTGCTCGTGTGGCCGTACCTCGACGCCTACCGCACCGCCGACGGCGTGGTGGCACGCGATTTCAACGACGCCCTGTACTACGCCGGCGGCACACTGACCGTGCTCGGCTACGGCGACATCACGCCGGACACTGGCCTGCTCAAACTGTTCAGCGTGATACTCGGGGCAGTCGGATTCGCCATGTTCACCGCCCTGGTCACCTATCTGATTCAGCTGGTCGGCGGTCTGGAGTTACGCAACCGGCTGGCCTTGGCGGTGTACGACCAGACCCGCGAGCAGGACGGCGCCGGACTGCTCCTCCGCAGCCTCACCGAGGAAGGTGTGGACGCTGCCGTCCAACGGTGCCGCGACTGGGCGGCCAGCCTCCGCGAGGTGGAGGACACCACGCGCCGCTATCCCTTGGTCGCGCTGACGTTCCGGCCCCGCCGCCCCGACTACGATCTGGAGCCGGCGCTGGAGCACCTGGCCGAGGCAACCGCGGTCGCTTTGCTTGCGGGCTGTCATCAGCCGTGGCGTGCCCTGCGACTGTCGGCCGAAGAACTGGCCCACGCACTGCTGCGGCTGCAGGACACCATCGCCCGGCGCTACCTTCCGGACATTCAGCAGGCACCGGAGCACGGACGGCAACTCTTGCAACAGCTCCGCGAACGCATCACTGAGCAGACCGGTTGCCGGGCCATGTCAGTCGACGACGAGCTTGCCGGTCATGTCGTCTCACGCTCGCTGGAATTCTCCGACACTCTGCGCGCGTGGGCCGCCCCAGGCGTTCGGCTCCACGACCGCCGCTCCCCCCGGTAACCAACTGGCCCGGGGCAGCGAGAATGTCGATGCTTACCGGCACCGACCGGCCCGGCACGCTGTCGACGGCGGTAACCGCTGCCACTGCGGTTTGCCGGAAGGTTCCGCCGAGACGTCCTGGATGAGCACGTCGGTGGCGGGTACACGACCGACATGTTCTTCGACACTGTCTACGACTTGTGGCGCATCGCGGCTGTCGGCGTGCTGACCTATCTGGTTCTCATCGCCGTTCTACGGATGTCCGGCAAACGCACGTTGGCGAAGATGAACGCCTTCGATCTGGTGGTAACCGTTGCCCTCGGTTCCACGCTGGCCACCATCCTGCTGACCCGCGACGTCTCGCTGTCCGAAGGGCTCGTCGGATTCGCGGTTCTTATCGGCCTGCAGTTCGCGGTCAGCTGGCTCTCGGTGCACAGCGATACGCTTCGCAATCTCGTCAAGTCGACCCCCACCCAGTTGCTTCGCGATGGCGATCTGATCCTTGATGAGCTGCGCCGTCAGAGGATCACCGGAGGCGAGATCCTCCAGGCCGTACGTGCACAGGGCATCGGGGATCTGAGTTCCGTGGCTGCCGTGGTGCTGGAAACCGACGGCAGCTTCAGTGTCATCCCGCATCAACAGGCCGGCTCCCGCAGCGCACTCCGCGACGTCCGCCATGCCGACCGGATCGCATCGGCTCCGCCCAAGTCACGAGCCCAGTAGGCAGCGGTTCAGCAGCCGCGGGTTGTGCAGCATGGCAGTCACCTGGTGCGCTGCTGTCGGCCGGCGTCCGCGATCGGGGCAATGATCTCGTCGGCAGGTTCCCCACGACTGTGTTCCGGCGGGCTTGCCCGAGCCGGTGCGGTTATTGATCCCGGACAGCCCGGGCCCGCGCGCCGGTATTCCGGTGGATGACCAGGCCGTCAGTGGAAGAAGCCACGCGCCGGGGGAACGTAGCCGGGTGCCCAGTACGGCGCGTAGCCGTAGTAGTCGTACAGGCCAGCCATCTGCTGGTCACGGTCAACGACTTCCGGGTCGTACTGTGGCGCGTCCGCCACCTGCACCCGGGATCGGTCGATGCCGACCTTGTCGTCGGTCACCCGCTCAACGGTCTCCACCGGGATGAACAGCGCCGTCGCGCCGATGCCGAACAGTCCGCCGTGCTCGACGCGCAGCAGGCGCACCTTCTGCTCCTCCTGATCGATCAGCAGGTCGTCGACCTTGCCTATCTCGTTGCCGTCGCGATCCAGAACCTTACGTCCGCGGATGTCCTGATCCGGGTCGGCCAACATCTGGCCGCTGTCGCCAAGTTCCACCAGTGTGCCGAAGTTCGCGTTCATGGTTCTCCTCCCTCTCCGGGCATCGACGCCGGGAGGTCATGGATGACATTGACGTACCGGCCGAAACGCTATGCGGCCGGATTCGCGGACTTCCTACAACCACTTCTCGATTCGATGACAGCCGCGCCCTTCGTTTCACCGACCATGAACGCCACTAGACCGCCGGTCCGGGACGGCAGACGTCGTAGGACTCGGCAAAGCGCTGTCCGCCATCAGGGCTTCCTCACGCGGGAACGGGGCGAATCGCGACAGCGGGTGGGGATCGCAAGCGTCGACTTCGTCGCCGGAACCTGCCGGGAAGAGTGAAGCCTCCGCCGCCCACCGGCGTTGCCGGGATCGGGCCGGCCGGTGGTGCCGGCGAGTCCTGATCCAGCGCCCCGGTACGGCCCCGTCCCGGACCGGTGGTTCGCAAGCATGATTCGGATCGCCGCGGTAACTCAGGTCTGATCGTCGGGTTCTCGCACCACAGCGACCGGGCAGTCGGCCCGGTGCAGCAGTGCTTGGCTCGTCGAGCCGAACAGCAGCCCGGTCAGCGGCCTGCGTCCGCGAGTTCCCACCACGATCAGGGCGGCCTTGTCGGTCCGGTCGGCCACTACGACCTCTGGGTGGCCCTCCAGCAACCGCTCGTGGACTGTGACGTCCGGGAAAGCGGCCCGCCACGGCGCAACAGCTTCGTTCAGGGCCTGTCGTGCCGCGGCGGGCAGTTCCTCGCTCATGAACCCTGTGGCGGCCGTGGTGGCCGCCATCGTTCCCGGACCGGTCGCCGTCAGCGGAGGCTGCCACGCATGAACGGCGAGCACAGCGCAGCGGCGGCGAGTCGCCTCCCGGAACGCGAACTGCAACGCCTGCCCGTCACCGCCCGAGGCGTCGACCGCCACGACGACAGGGCCGGTCGGTTCCGATGTTCCCCGTACCACCACCACAGGACAGCGCGCGTCAGCGGTGACCCGGTCGGCCACCGATCCGAAAAGGGCCGCCGCCAATCGACCTCGATCACGGCTGCCGAGAACCAGCAGGCCAGCTTCTGCGGAAACCTCCACCAGCGCCGGCACCGCATCGCCGGAAATCGTACGGGCGGTCACCTCCAGGTCCGGAGCATGACCGGCTGCCTCATCGACTGCATTCTCCAGTATCTGATCGCTCGACGGCCCGGGTCGCAGACCCGCGTTGCTGACGCCGACCGGTACCGGCAGGACGACGGACTCCGTGTCGGATGCGCCTGCCACATGCACCACCTGCAGCGGCTCCCCGACCTCGGCGGCGTACTGAGCAGCCCACCGCACGGCTGCCAGCGCGCCCTCAGATCCGTCAACGCCGACGATCACACGCTGCCTGGGATCACCCGCGCTCACGTCGACTCCGTCCTGCGGTTCCGCTTGGTGCGTACCGCGTCAGTCACTTGCAGCTGCTCGGTCTGCCGGCGTGGGCAGGGTATCGCTCCGGTCCCTTCCTCGGCACCAGGGTTTGCAGAGCCGGTTCCGGCTGATCCGGATCTGCCCTGCGCATCGCGGCGCGTACGTGAGCATTCAACGGGGTCGGCACCGTCGATCGCTGTTTGCCGCGCCGACAGCCGGGAACACAGGTCGCCTGCCGCTTACCACCACTCGAGGGCGGAGCGATCCAGCATGGATGCCGACACCACCGAAGCGGAACGGGATCGATCCTTCTTCGGCCAGCCGCGTCCGTTGGCCACCCTGTTCGGGGTCGAACTGTGGGAACGGTTCTCGTTCTACGGCATGCAGGGCATCCTGCTCATCTACCTCTACTATTCGGCCGCCGACGGCGGGCTCGGCATCCAGGAGAGCACTGCCACCAGCATCGTCGGCGCTTACGGCGGCGCCGTCTATCTGTCCACCATCCTCGGCGCGTGGACAGCCGACCGGTTGCTGGGCCCGGAACGCGTACTGTTCTTCAGTGCTGTCCTGGTGATGTGTGGGCACATCGGCCTCGCGATCCTGCCCGGACTGCTCGGCGTGACCATCGGGCTCATCCTGATCGCCGTCGGCAGTGGCGGCGTCAAAGCCAACGCCACGTCGCTGGTCGGAACCCTGTACGGCGAGCACGACGAACGCCGCGACGCCGGATTCTCCCTGTTCTACCTGGGCATCAACCTCGGCGCTCTGGCCGGGCCGCTGCTCACCGGACTGCTGCAGAAGAACGTCGGATTCCACTTCGGCTTCGGCCTCGCCGCGATCGGGATGGCCATCGGCCTAGTGCAGTACACGTTCGGGCG is part of the Actinoplanes sp. NBC_00393 genome and harbors:
- a CDS encoding PRC-barrel domain-containing protein, whose protein sequence is MNANFGTLVELGDSGQMLADPDQDIRGRKVLDRDGNEIGKVDDLLIDQEEQKVRLLRVEHGGLFGIGATALFIPVETVERVTDDKVGIDRSRVQVADAPQYDPEVVDRDQQMAGLYDYYGYAPYWAPGYVPPARGFFH
- a CDS encoding universal stress protein — its product is MSAGDPRQRVIVGVDGSEGALAAVRWAAQYAAEVGEPLQVVHVAGASDTESVVLPVPVGVSNAGLRPGPSSDQILENAVDEAAGHAPDLEVTARTISGDAVPALVEVSAEAGLLVLGSRDRGRLAAALFGSVADRVTADARCPVVVVRGTSEPTGPVVVAVDASGGDGQALQFAFREATRRRCAVLAVHAWQPPLTATGPGTMAATTAATGFMSEELPAAARQALNEAVAPWRAAFPDVTVHERLLEGHPEVVVADRTDKAALIVVGTRGRRPLTGLLFGSTSQALLHRADCPVAVVREPDDQT